One Natrinema halophilum genomic window carries:
- a CDS encoding PQQ-binding-like beta-propeller repeat protein produces MSESAPKNDRAEFRSVSLGKIEPARSRHMWTRSAVHLPETEALVVTGEWDGTVTGRDADTLESRWTADHPGHAVGIASLEASGSGMDSDEQDGRAETIVVGGRGKTGTIAAYDAESGDRRWRYDTADDVGEAVKDTVFYRPYVVALETDRTGLYAAARRYERDGEARRWYSTVYAFDPDGTVRWTYETDASPIALDLDADGDRLAVGYNRCMGDHDTGLVVLETDSGDLAWTWDPGTEGDRRVGDVSIDGESIAVSSHGDKRGYLLGSGGAERWSVDLAVETEIDGETLYAYPNHVFAHNGRIAFVTGNTYAQAGRETGNRHPNEHRIAAFDADGDLVWADDVRGFVHGLATAGGRLVVPCAQNFRVRDPTTHRIRWFDLTSGDGDSERLGGIATAAAVEGGTVAAIEEPVEYHDDGELRGEYALRVGSLE; encoded by the coding sequence ATGAGTGAGAGCGCACCTAAAAACGATCGCGCCGAATTCCGATCGGTATCGCTCGGAAAGATCGAACCTGCCCGTAGCCGGCATATGTGGACCCGATCCGCGGTCCACCTACCCGAGACCGAAGCCCTCGTCGTTACCGGCGAGTGGGATGGAACCGTCACCGGCCGCGACGCCGACACGCTCGAATCGCGCTGGACGGCCGATCATCCGGGCCACGCCGTTGGGATCGCATCGCTCGAGGCCAGCGGGTCCGGGATGGATAGCGACGAGCAGGATGGGAGAGCCGAAACGATCGTCGTCGGCGGGCGGGGCAAAACGGGGACGATCGCCGCCTACGACGCCGAATCGGGCGATCGGCGCTGGCGATACGACACCGCTGACGACGTCGGCGAAGCGGTCAAAGACACCGTTTTCTACCGCCCCTACGTCGTCGCCCTCGAGACTGATAGAACCGGATTGTACGCCGCGGCTCGGCGCTACGAACGTGACGGCGAGGCCCGTCGGTGGTATAGCACGGTCTACGCGTTCGATCCCGACGGGACAGTTCGGTGGACGTACGAAACCGACGCCTCGCCGATTGCACTCGACCTTGACGCCGACGGCGACCGTTTGGCGGTCGGTTATAATCGGTGTATGGGCGACCACGATACCGGACTCGTCGTCCTCGAGACCGATTCCGGTGACCTCGCGTGGACCTGGGACCCCGGAACCGAGGGCGACCGCCGCGTCGGCGACGTTTCCATCGACGGGGAATCGATCGCCGTCTCGAGTCACGGCGATAAGCGTGGCTATCTATTGGGTTCCGGTGGTGCCGAGCGCTGGAGCGTCGACCTCGCTGTCGAAACCGAAATCGACGGTGAGACGCTGTATGCCTATCCGAATCACGTCTTCGCTCATAACGGCCGGATCGCGTTCGTGACAGGCAACACCTACGCACAAGCGGGACGCGAGACCGGCAATCGGCATCCGAACGAACACCGGATCGCCGCGTTCGACGCCGACGGCGACCTCGTCTGGGCCGACGACGTTCGCGGCTTCGTCCACGGTCTCGCCACAGCCGGCGGGCGTCTCGTCGTCCCCTGCGCCCAGAATTTCCGAGTCCGCGATCCGACAACCCACCGTATCCGCTGGTTCGATCTCACGTCCGGTGATGGCGACAGCGAGCGCCTCGGGGGGATCGCCACGGCTGCCGCCGTCGAGGGCGGGACCGTCGCAGCCATCGAGGAACCCGTCGAGTATCACGACGACGGCGAGTTGCGCGGCGAATACGCGCTTCGCGTCGGCTCGCTCGAATAA
- a CDS encoding enoyl-CoA hydratase/isomerase family protein: MKIDTDDGVLRLTFNRPDSLNALTMETADELADAIGDATTDEYDVIVITGTGDAFSAGGDLEMLAHTPDSSQEEYERISETFGRVVEAMLECPVPIVAKVNGDAIGAGLSIVALSDIAYAAADATFSCAFVRVGLVPDTGGTFMLPHIVGLRAAKQLAFTGEFFGTDRAADLELLNEAVPADELDDRVAETVERLANGPTATIGMMKQAMHENLGRSWDDALDYENLLQAQARTSQAHEEGVSAFLEDRTPEFE; encoded by the coding sequence ATGAAGATCGATACCGATGATGGCGTTTTGCGACTGACGTTCAATCGACCGGATTCGCTCAACGCGCTTACGATGGAGACGGCGGACGAACTGGCCGATGCGATCGGCGACGCCACCACCGACGAGTACGATGTGATCGTTATCACCGGCACGGGCGACGCGTTCAGCGCCGGTGGCGACCTCGAGATGCTGGCGCACACCCCCGACTCGTCGCAGGAGGAGTACGAACGCATCTCCGAAACGTTCGGCCGCGTCGTCGAAGCGATGCTCGAGTGTCCCGTTCCGATAGTCGCGAAAGTCAACGGCGACGCGATCGGCGCCGGCCTTTCGATCGTTGCACTCTCGGACATCGCGTACGCCGCTGCCGATGCGACGTTCTCCTGTGCTTTCGTCAGAGTCGGGTTGGTCCCCGACACCGGCGGCACGTTCATGCTCCCTCACATCGTCGGACTGCGGGCCGCAAAGCAACTTGCATTCACCGGTGAGTTTTTCGGCACCGATCGGGCGGCCGACCTCGAGTTGCTCAACGAAGCGGTTCCCGCCGACGAACTCGACGACCGGGTCGCAGAGACCGTCGAACGGCTTGCGAACGGTCCCACTGCGACGATCGGGATGATGAAACAGGCTATGCACGAGAATCTGGGCCGTTCCTGGGACGACGCGCTCGACTACGAAAACCTGCTTCAGGCACAGGCCCGTACGTCACAGGCCCACGAGGAGGGAGTCTCCGCCTTCCTCGAAGATCGCACACCGGAGTTCGAGTAA
- the pyrI gene encoding aspartate carbamoyltransferase regulatory subunit — translation MSNEGDNEDVDHELRVSKIRDGTVIDHVRGGQALNVLAILGIDGSKGEELSIGMNVPSDRLARKDIVKVEGRELSQDEVDVLSLIAPDATINIVRDYDVEEKHRVERPDVVEGVLSCPNAACITTGNEPVTSRFTVLEDGVRCSYCETIVREEIASLIDT, via the coding sequence ATGAGTAACGAGGGCGACAACGAGGACGTCGACCACGAACTGCGAGTCAGCAAGATTCGCGACGGGACCGTCATCGATCACGTCCGCGGCGGACAGGCACTGAACGTCCTCGCGATTCTGGGTATCGACGGGAGCAAAGGTGAGGAGCTATCGATCGGGATGAACGTCCCATCCGATCGGCTCGCGCGCAAGGACATCGTCAAGGTCGAGGGTCGCGAACTCAGTCAAGACGAGGTTGACGTCCTCTCGTTGATTGCGCCAGACGCGACGATCAATATCGTTCGGGACTATGACGTCGAAGAGAAACACCGCGTCGAACGTCCAGACGTCGTCGAGGGTGTCCTCTCCTGTCCCAACGCCGCCTGTATCACGACCGGCAACGAACCCGTCACGTCACGATTTACGGTCCTGGAAGACGGCGTTCGCTGTTCGTACTGCGAAACGATCGTCCGCGAAGAGATCGCATCCCTGATCGATACCTGA
- the pyrB gene encoding aspartate carbamoyltransferase yields MRHDHLITSKQLSRADIETVLDHAADIAADPSAVADRHAGTLLGLLFFEPSTRTKMSFETAMKRLGGDVVDMGSIESSSVKKGETLADTVRVIEGYADAIVLRHPKQGSATMASEFVDVPLLNAGDGAGHHPTQTLLDLYTIRENAGLDDLTIGIMGDLKYGRTVHSLAHALTNFDTRQHFVSPESLRLPREVVYDLHQQQDGTGIREHESLEDILPSLDVLYVTRIQRERFPDENEYQTVAGEYQIDVETLEAASDDLTVMHPLPRVDEIAPEIDQTDHAAYFEQAHNGVPVRMALLDLLLSDDGTAGPDGTDDTSGGDLDE; encoded by the coding sequence ATGCGCCACGATCACCTCATCACGAGCAAACAACTCTCGCGGGCAGACATCGAGACCGTCCTCGACCATGCAGCCGATATCGCCGCCGACCCGTCGGCCGTCGCCGACCGACACGCCGGAACCTTGCTCGGCCTGCTATTTTTCGAACCGAGTACGCGGACGAAGATGAGCTTCGAAACCGCCATGAAACGGCTCGGCGGTGACGTCGTCGACATGGGATCGATCGAATCCTCGAGCGTGAAGAAAGGAGAAACGCTTGCCGATACCGTCCGTGTCATCGAGGGGTATGCGGATGCAATCGTCCTCCGGCATCCAAAGCAGGGATCGGCGACGATGGCCAGCGAGTTCGTCGACGTCCCGTTGCTGAACGCGGGCGATGGGGCCGGCCATCACCCAACACAGACGTTACTGGACCTCTATACGATCCGCGAGAACGCCGGATTGGACGATCTGACGATCGGTATCATGGGCGACCTGAAATACGGTCGGACCGTCCACTCACTGGCCCACGCGTTGACCAACTTCGACACTCGTCAGCACTTCGTCAGCCCCGAGAGCTTACGACTACCCCGCGAGGTGGTCTACGACCTCCATCAGCAACAGGACGGAACGGGAATCCGCGAACACGAATCCCTGGAGGACATCCTGCCGTCACTGGACGTCCTCTACGTCACGCGAATCCAGCGCGAGCGATTCCCCGACGAAAACGAGTACCAGACGGTCGCCGGTGAGTACCAGATCGACGTCGAGACGCTCGAGGCGGCGAGCGACGACCTGACGGTGATGCATCCGCTGCCGAGGGTAGACGAGATTGCCCCCGAAATCGACCAAACCGACCACGCGGCCTACTTCGAGCAAGCGCACAACGGAGTTCCGGTTCGAATGGCGCTTCTGGACCTCCTGTTGAGTGATGACGGAACCGCCGGGCCCGATGGAACCGACGACACCAGTGGAGGTGATCTCGATGAGTAA
- a CDS encoding RAD55 family ATPase: MVGRLDTGINVLDRKLDGGLPPGCIVAFTAEPASQSELLLYELTAARGTLYLSTERSDDAVRHAIETSPSAVGSPTIRHVASESPIEEATRLIGALPDGANLIVDTMDVLERCNTEDYIAFLNELKSQMLETGSIAVLHCLKGDEPANRSRTYHAADAVFDLRTEIAGTELENHLTIPKFRGGSQPTDAIKLELTEEVAIDTSRDIA, translated from the coding sequence ATGGTCGGTCGGTTGGATACCGGAATCAACGTGCTCGATCGAAAGCTCGATGGTGGCCTCCCACCGGGTTGTATCGTCGCGTTCACCGCCGAGCCGGCCAGCCAATCGGAGCTCCTCCTCTACGAACTAACGGCCGCTCGCGGAACGCTTTATCTCTCGACGGAACGTTCGGACGACGCCGTGCGACACGCCATCGAAACCTCCCCGTCGGCCGTCGGCAGTCCAACGATCAGACACGTCGCCAGCGAATCCCCGATCGAGGAGGCAACGCGGCTCATCGGTGCCTTACCCGACGGGGCCAACCTCATCGTCGATACGATGGACGTCCTCGAGCGATGTAACACGGAAGACTATATCGCGTTTCTCAATGAGCTCAAATCACAGATGCTCGAGACCGGGAGCATCGCCGTCCTACACTGTCTGAAGGGGGACGAGCCCGCAAACCGATCGCGGACTTACCACGCGGCCGACGCCGTCTTCGACCTTCGAACGGAGATCGCCGGGACGGAACTCGAGAACCACTTGACCATCCCGAAGTTCCGCGGCGGCAGCCAGCCAACTGACGCGATCAAACTCGAGTTGACGGAGGAAGTCGCGATCGACACGAGCCGAGACATCGCCTGA
- a CDS encoding FKBP-type peptidyl-prolyl cis-trans isomerase → MTEEQEAELDEQADDVDEEVADEDTEEAEGLQEGDFIEIEYTAYTVEDEQLVDTTDPDVAEEEGVDDQGQEFKPRTIVLGEGHIFEGVEDAITGSEVGDSGSVTISAEDAFGEYDPDDVQTVSAEKIDEDDRYPGANVQIDGQQGYISTIIGGRARVDFNHPLAGDDVEYEYTVLDEVDDREQQAAGLFEMYLGMEPDLWIETDEVEEEVPVEPDEDEESEDDEPAEPEFETETVEKETLYLEATPQMTMNQQWMMGKQQIGQDIIDKVGVDRVIVQEVIDGMGGMGMGGMMGGMGGMGGGDIEEALEDADVDADEIVEELEGAEE, encoded by the coding sequence ATGACCGAGGAACAAGAGGCCGAACTCGACGAGCAGGCCGATGACGTCGACGAAGAAGTAGCAGACGAAGACACCGAGGAAGCCGAAGGACTGCAGGAAGGTGACTTCATCGAGATCGAATACACCGCCTACACAGTCGAAGACGAACAGCTGGTCGATACGACCGACCCCGACGTCGCCGAGGAGGAGGGTGTCGACGACCAGGGTCAGGAGTTCAAGCCGCGAACGATCGTCCTGGGTGAGGGTCACATTTTCGAGGGCGTCGAAGACGCCATCACCGGCTCCGAAGTCGGCGACTCTGGCTCGGTGACGATCTCAGCTGAGGACGCCTTCGGTGAGTACGATCCCGATGACGTCCAGACCGTCAGTGCCGAGAAGATAGACGAAGACGACCGGTACCCCGGCGCGAACGTCCAGATCGACGGCCAGCAGGGCTACATCAGTACGATTATCGGTGGGCGCGCCCGCGTCGACTTCAACCACCCGCTCGCGGGCGACGACGTCGAGTACGAGTACACGGTGCTCGACGAGGTCGATGACCGCGAACAACAGGCGGCCGGCCTGTTCGAGATGTATCTCGGGATGGAACCGGACCTCTGGATCGAGACTGACGAAGTCGAGGAGGAGGTTCCCGTCGAACCCGACGAAGACGAGGAAAGCGAAGATGACGAACCCGCAGAACCCGAGTTCGAGACGGAGACCGTCGAAAAGGAGACGCTCTACCTCGAGGCCACGCCCCAGATGACGATGAACCAGCAGTGGATGATGGGCAAACAGCAGATCGGTCAGGACATCATCGACAAGGTCGGCGTCGACCGCGTCATCGTCCAGGAAGTCATCGACGGCATGGGCGGCATGGGAATGGGCGGCATGATGGGCGGCATGGGCGGTATGGGCGGCGGCGACATCGAGGAGGCCCTCGAGGACGCCGACGTCGATGCCGACGAGATCGTCGAAGAACTCGAAGGCGCAGAAGAGTAA
- the cyaB gene encoding class IV adenylate cyclase, which yields MYEVEVKVPADLEAVRNRLAELEAMPRGVVVQIDTYYDAPHRSFPETDEALRIREERPADGSEETRLTYKGPLVDDESKTREEVETLVDDADELNELLAKLGFEPAATVRKERDCFEFDGYTITLDEVDGVGEYVEVETDVQCEAELEDAREGAYDVLERLGLDPTDQIRTSYLGLLLDS from the coding sequence ATGTACGAGGTGGAGGTGAAGGTCCCAGCCGATCTCGAGGCCGTTCGAAATCGCCTCGCTGAGCTCGAGGCGATGCCCCGAGGCGTGGTCGTTCAGATCGACACCTACTACGACGCGCCTCACCGATCGTTTCCCGAGACCGATGAAGCACTTCGGATCCGCGAAGAACGACCCGCCGACGGATCCGAGGAGACGCGACTTACCTACAAGGGACCGCTCGTCGACGACGAATCCAAGACCCGCGAAGAGGTCGAAACCCTCGTTGACGACGCCGACGAACTAAACGAGCTCCTGGCGAAACTCGGGTTCGAACCTGCCGCGACCGTCCGAAAGGAACGGGACTGCTTCGAGTTCGACGGGTACACGATTACCCTCGACGAGGTCGACGGCGTGGGCGAGTACGTAGAAGTCGAAACGGACGTCCAGTGCGAGGCCGAACTCGAAGACGCCAGAGAGGGTGCGTACGACGTTCTCGAGCGCCTGGGTCTCGATCCAACCGATCAGATCAGAACCTCGTACCTCGGATTACTGCTCGACTCGTGA
- a CDS encoding methionine adenosyltransferase, with protein MSERNIRIGSIDRQAVEDQDVEIVERKGIGHPDSICDGIAESVAGALAREYLDRVGEVLHFNTDETQLVAGEAAPAFGGGEVIDPIYLLIVGRATKHYEGRTIPAETIALRAAREYLESEIPQLTVGEDIVVDVKLGEGSGDLQEVFDEDDEAAGSVGVPMANDTSFGVGHAPLTETEQIVIETERRLNGDYAASNPELGPDVKIMGKREGEKIDVTVAAAMVDEHIADLDAYIDAVESVREFVADVARDHTAREVDVHVNTADDYEEGSIYLTVTGTSAEQGDDGSVGRGNRANGLITPNRSMSMEATSGKNPVNHIGKIYNLLSTEIAEEVVAEVDGIRDLRVRLLSQIGRPIDQPHVADVQVVTDDGIAVSDVEQEVRPIVDRELGDVTEITRRVIDGDLSTF; from the coding sequence ATGAGCGAGCGGAACATTCGAATCGGCTCTATCGATCGACAGGCAGTCGAGGATCAAGACGTCGAGATCGTCGAGCGAAAGGGGATCGGCCATCCAGACTCCATTTGCGACGGAATCGCCGAGAGCGTTGCCGGGGCGCTCGCGAGAGAGTACCTCGATCGTGTCGGTGAGGTGCTACACTTCAACACCGACGAGACCCAACTCGTCGCGGGCGAAGCCGCACCAGCCTTCGGCGGCGGCGAGGTCATCGATCCGATCTACCTGTTGATTGTCGGCCGCGCGACCAAACACTACGAGGGCCGGACCATCCCCGCCGAAACCATCGCGCTGCGGGCCGCACGGGAGTATCTCGAATCCGAAATCCCACAACTGACCGTCGGTGAGGACATCGTCGTCGACGTCAAACTCGGCGAAGGAAGCGGCGACCTCCAGGAGGTTTTCGACGAAGACGATGAGGCGGCGGGATCGGTGGGCGTCCCGATGGCCAACGACACGAGCTTTGGCGTCGGACATGCCCCGCTGACCGAAACCGAGCAAATTGTTATCGAAACCGAACGCCGTCTGAACGGAGACTACGCGGCTTCGAATCCGGAACTCGGGCCGGACGTGAAGATCATGGGTAAACGAGAGGGCGAGAAGATCGACGTTACCGTCGCAGCGGCGATGGTCGACGAACACATTGCGGATCTGGACGCGTACATCGACGCGGTCGAGTCCGTCCGCGAGTTCGTCGCCGACGTCGCGCGCGATCACACGGCTCGCGAGGTCGACGTCCACGTCAACACGGCCGACGATTACGAGGAGGGCTCGATCTATCTGACCGTCACCGGAACTTCAGCCGAGCAGGGCGACGACGGCTCCGTCGGGCGAGGCAACCGCGCGAACGGGCTCATCACGCCCAACCGCTCGATGTCGATGGAAGCCACCAGCGGGAAAAATCCGGTCAACCACATCGGCAAAATCTACAATCTCCTCTCGACCGAGATCGCCGAGGAGGTCGTCGCCGAGGTCGACGGTATCCGCGATCTGCGTGTCCGCCTTCTCTCCCAGATCGGCCGCCCCATAGACCAGCCCCACGTCGCTGACGTGCAGGTCGTCACCGACGACGGCATCGCGGTCTCGGACGTCGAACAAGAGGTCAGGCCGATCGTCGACCGGGAACTCGGCGACGTTACCGAAATCACCCGTCGCGTGATCGACGGCGACCTCTCGACGTTCTAA
- a CDS encoding MFS transporter, which translates to MSDSSSRSTSRTVVYAVVASTFFVGFGGGVVFPILPNLGEVVGISAFVVGIILSANRWTRLFANAPAGMLVDRIGTRTPFVAGLAIEGFATFGYVIAIRSPVPAFWFVLARITWGVGSALVFATAYTITADVSEADSRGTSMGIVRAGITFGFPAGMVLGGIVSEVYSNVAAFVLAASFAGFASVIAYFIVPETHVDTSDSSIGSWDLEITLPAVTIGFVNFGLYFAYFGVLFSTLVLYLEVESMGLALELAGVGIDYAEQGTSGLLMAISAFSGAIFTIFGGKISDSVGARVPVLLVFLVTSCSGFAVLTLAPSLGTIVFGCALIGAGQGGVGGPLTALLADLTPEERMGRAMGTNNVFGDVGGALGPLISLPFANAVGYDVLYALSAVIPLLAGAVLVAGIYTHTGSLSPAIEESTV; encoded by the coding sequence GTGTCCGACTCGAGTTCTCGATCGACGTCTCGCACGGTCGTGTACGCCGTCGTCGCGAGCACCTTCTTCGTCGGCTTCGGCGGTGGAGTCGTGTTTCCGATTCTCCCAAATCTCGGCGAAGTAGTCGGGATTTCGGCGTTCGTCGTCGGCATCATCCTCTCGGCGAATCGCTGGACGCGACTGTTCGCGAACGCGCCGGCGGGGATGTTGGTCGATCGAATCGGCACTCGCACCCCCTTCGTCGCGGGGCTAGCGATCGAGGGATTCGCAACCTTCGGCTACGTAATCGCGATCCGGTCTCCGGTACCGGCGTTCTGGTTCGTCCTCGCGCGGATCACGTGGGGCGTCGGTAGTGCGCTCGTGTTTGCGACGGCGTACACGATCACCGCCGACGTCAGCGAGGCCGACTCGCGGGGAACGAGCATGGGTATCGTCCGAGCGGGAATCACGTTCGGATTTCCCGCCGGGATGGTTCTCGGCGGAATCGTAAGCGAAGTCTACAGCAACGTCGCCGCGTTCGTCCTCGCGGCTTCGTTCGCCGGTTTTGCGAGCGTGATCGCGTACTTCATCGTCCCGGAGACGCACGTCGACACCTCGGATTCTTCGATCGGATCGTGGGACCTCGAGATCACCCTCCCGGCGGTGACCATCGGTTTCGTAAACTTCGGGCTCTACTTCGCATACTTCGGCGTCCTCTTCTCGACGCTCGTGTTATACCTCGAGGTCGAATCGATGGGGCTCGCGCTCGAGCTAGCAGGAGTCGGTATCGACTACGCCGAACAGGGTACATCCGGACTCCTGATGGCGATTTCGGCATTTTCTGGAGCGATATTTACGATATTCGGCGGTAAGATCAGCGATAGCGTCGGCGCTCGCGTTCCCGTTTTGCTCGTCTTTCTCGTGACGAGTTGTAGCGGGTTTGCAGTCCTCACCCTCGCTCCGTCGCTCGGCACCATCGTCTTCGGGTGTGCTCTGATCGGGGCCGGACAGGGCGGCGTCGGCGGCCCGTTGACTGCCTTGCTCGCGGATCTCACGCCCGAAGAGCGAATGGGAAGGGCGATGGGAACGAACAACGTTTTCGGTGACGTCGGCGGCGCACTCGGCCCGCTGATCTCGCTGCCGTTCGCCAACGCGGTCGGGTATGACGTATTGTACGCACTCAGTGCTGTTATTCCGCTATTGGCCGGTGCCGTCCTCGTCGCTGGAATCTACACTCATACCGGAAGCCTGAGTCCGGCAATCGAAGAGTCGACCGTCTGA
- a CDS encoding tRNA sulfurtransferase encodes MHPPGADTVLVRHGDLNTKSNTVKRHMEGLLVENIEALLADRSIPGTVERRWNRPLIHTKEDAVADATATATDTFGVVSASPALTVSTEKGRILDALAETANACYDGGTFAVDARRADKTLPYGSEELAREGGTAIWESVEDEFEPEVNLDDPDLTFGVEVREDLAFIYLETVPGPGGLPLGSQESVIALVSGGIDSPVAAYEMMTRGTPIVPAYVDLGDYGGIDHEARAMETVRVLSEYAPNFDMQAYKIPGGETVDLLVGEMEQGRMLSLRRFFYRAAETLAERVDANGIVTGEAAGQKSSQTVRNLGVTSRATRLPIHRPLLTRDKQDIVATAREIGTFTGSTIDAGCNRVTPDRVETNARLEPLLEAEPDGLLERAEEAAKHAKLVEP; translated from the coding sequence ATGCACCCTCCGGGAGCGGATACCGTCCTCGTTCGTCACGGGGACCTCAACACGAAGAGTAACACCGTCAAGCGGCACATGGAGGGTCTCCTCGTCGAAAATATCGAGGCCCTTCTCGCAGACCGGTCGATTCCCGGGACGGTCGAACGCCGGTGGAATCGGCCGTTGATCCACACGAAGGAGGATGCAGTGGCGGACGCGACCGCGACAGCGACCGATACGTTCGGCGTCGTCTCGGCGAGCCCCGCACTGACCGTCAGCACCGAGAAAGGTCGGATTCTGGATGCGCTGGCGGAGACTGCCAATGCGTGCTATGACGGCGGGACGTTCGCAGTCGACGCGCGTCGGGCGGACAAGACCCTCCCCTACGGGAGCGAAGAACTTGCTCGCGAGGGCGGCACTGCCATCTGGGAGAGCGTCGAGGACGAGTTCGAACCGGAAGTCAACCTCGACGACCCCGATCTCACGTTCGGCGTCGAAGTGCGCGAGGATCTGGCGTTCATCTACCTCGAGACGGTCCCCGGTCCGGGTGGGCTGCCCCTCGGTTCTCAGGAGTCGGTGATCGCGCTGGTCAGCGGCGGAATCGACTCGCCGGTCGCGGCCTACGAGATGATGACACGCGGCACTCCGATCGTGCCGGCCTACGTCGACCTCGGCGATTACGGCGGGATCGACCACGAGGCGCGCGCGATGGAGACCGTCCGAGTTCTCTCGGAATACGCACCGAACTTCGACATGCAGGCGTACAAGATTCCCGGCGGCGAGACGGTGGACCTGCTGGTTGGGGAGATGGAACAGGGCAGAATGCTCTCCCTGCGACGGTTTTTCTATCGCGCCGCCGAGACGCTCGCGGAGCGTGTCGACGCAAACGGAATCGTCACTGGCGAGGCGGCGGGACAGAAGTCCAGTCAAACCGTCCGAAACCTCGGCGTCACCAGCCGCGCAACTCGCCTCCCGATCCATCGTCCGCTTTTGACCCGAGACAAGCAAGACATCGTCGCGACCGCCCGCGAAATCGGCACCTTTACCGGCTCGACGATCGACGCCGGGTGCAACCGCGTCACCCCCGATCGCGTCGAAACGAACGCTCGCCTCGAACCGCTTCTCGAGGCCGAACCTGACGGTCTGCTCGAGCGGGCCGAGGAAGCCGCGAAGCATGCGAAACTCGTCGAACCGTAA
- a CDS encoding DUF5804 family protein gives MTRVCLIGEDESTLRYELLSRETARDALSTYDLERPFENSLAVRTVSVGAAVSLLNDLDWYLTRFVDEALVQEPSVSEAEWLSRPLARQLRNGTVDSAETAEYCKIYGLERVETAVESPVDDGSGDTDSSSNAQRGSTAASDATSNDENTSPARTEDSSDADRAETTGPTYRLVEPLYVRRTDDELPEYDLRDVEDVLVVRLTEAEYTP, from the coding sequence GTGACCCGCGTCTGTCTCATCGGCGAAGACGAGAGCACCCTCCGGTACGAGTTGCTCTCCCGGGAAACGGCTCGTGATGCCCTTTCGACGTACGACCTCGAGCGCCCCTTCGAAAACTCTCTCGCGGTCCGGACGGTGAGCGTCGGCGCTGCCGTCTCGCTGTTGAACGACCTCGATTGGTATCTAACCCGGTTCGTCGACGAGGCACTCGTTCAGGAACCGAGCGTCAGCGAAGCGGAGTGGCTCTCACGACCGTTAGCCCGACAACTCCGAAACGGTACGGTCGACTCTGCAGAGACGGCCGAGTACTGCAAGATCTACGGCCTCGAGCGAGTCGAAACGGCCGTTGAATCGCCCGTCGACGACGGTTCTGGGGACACCGACTCGAGTTCAAACGCGCAGAGAGGTTCAACTGCCGCTTCCGACGCGACGAGCAACGACGAGAACACATCACCGGCGCGGACGGAGGACTCGAGCGACGCCGACCGGGCGGAGACCACCGGACCGACCTATCGGCTCGTCGAACCATTGTACGTCCGCCGAACCGACGACGAACTGCCCGAATACGACCTCCGGGACGTCGAGGACGTCCTCGTCGTTCGTCTGACCGAAGCCGAATACACTCCCTGA